In a single window of the Limnochorda sp. L945t genome:
- the rplM gene encoding 50S ribosomal protein L13, with protein sequence MPVNRSETVMARPQETRPRWYVVDARGQVLGRLATRIATILRGKHKPSFTPHTDTGDFVIVINAAQVKVTGRKLDQKVYKHHSLHPGGLKTETLRSLLARRPTEVVRRAVWGMLPHTPMGRRQIKKLKVYAGPDHPHAAQQPEPLKV encoded by the coding sequence ATGCCCGTCAATCGTTCCGAAACCGTGATGGCAAGGCCGCAGGAGACCCGGCCGCGCTGGTACGTGGTCGACGCAAGAGGCCAGGTGCTGGGGCGGCTTGCCACGCGCATCGCCACCATCTTGCGGGGCAAGCACAAGCCCTCGTTCACCCCCCATACCGACACGGGGGACTTCGTCATCGTGATCAACGCGGCCCAGGTGAAGGTAACGGGCCGCAAGCTGGACCAAAAAGTGTACAAGCATCACTCGCTCCATCCTGGCGGGCTCAAGACCGAGACGCTGCGCAGCTTGCTCGCCAGGCGGCCGACCGAGGTCGTCCGCCGCGCGGTATGGGGCATGCTGCCGCACACGCCGATGGGGCGCCGGCAAATCAAGAAGCTCAAGGTGTACGCAGGTCCCGATCATCCCCATGCAGCTCAGCAACCCGAGCCGTTGAAAGTGTGA
- the rpsI gene encoding 30S ribosomal protein S9 — MVLATGRRKESVARVRLVSGTGRILVNGQDFQEYFKGRPGLLALVQRPLTEVGAREAFDVHANVYGGGVSGQAGAVAHALARALQTLDPSWRPPLKAAGLLRRDPRMKERRKYGLKKARKAPQYSKR, encoded by the coding sequence CTGGTGCTGGCCACCGGCCGGCGCAAGGAGTCGGTCGCGCGGGTGCGGCTCGTCAGCGGGACGGGCCGGATCCTGGTCAACGGGCAAGACTTCCAGGAGTACTTCAAAGGCCGGCCCGGGCTCCTGGCGCTGGTGCAGCGCCCTCTGACCGAGGTGGGAGCGCGCGAGGCGTTCGACGTGCACGCCAACGTGTACGGAGGGGGCGTATCCGGGCAGGCGGGTGCCGTGGCGCACGCCCTGGCGCGCGCCCTGCAGACCCTGGATCCGTCGTGGCGCCCGCCGCTCAAGGCGGCCGGATTGCTGCGCCGCGACCCGCGCATGAAGGAGCGCCGCAAGTACGGCCTCAAGAAGGCTCGCAAGGCGCCCCAGTACTCCAAGCGCTGA